From Mesorhizobium sp. AR02, a single genomic window includes:
- the doeA gene encoding ectoine hydrolase DoeA (DoeA (degradation of ectoine A) is also called EutD (ectoine utilization D).), which translates to MTVAPLRFEVSEYNYRLEATRTAMEHEGVDLLIVTDPANMAWLTGYDGWSFYVHQCVLVRQDEDPVWFGREMDANGARRTIYMDESRIRSYADHYVQSSQYHPMTALGSLIKDQGWSTGVIGIEKDNYYFTHAAFEALSSVLPNAAFKDTTRLVKWQRIVKSAREIEYMQTAGKIVTAMHQRVAEVLRPGVRQSEVVAEIYHTATRGVDGFWGDYPAAVPMIGAGIDASAPHLTWSDRAIRSGESIFFELAGVHKRYHCPLSRTFYLGKPDQKFVDAEKAVVEGMAAGLEKAEPGNTCEDVAKAYYRVVERYGFIKPSRTGYSIGLAYPPDWGEHSASFRVGDRTQLRPGMTFHFMSGLWFGDWGIEITESILITDKHAECLASCPRQLIVIE; encoded by the coding sequence ATGACTGTCGCCCCACTACGTTTTGAGGTCTCCGAGTATAACTACCGACTTGAGGCGACCCGAACGGCAATGGAGCACGAGGGCGTTGATCTTCTTATCGTCACAGATCCCGCAAATATGGCGTGGCTAACGGGTTACGACGGCTGGTCGTTCTATGTGCACCAGTGTGTGCTCGTCCGTCAGGACGAAGATCCCGTCTGGTTCGGGCGGGAGATGGATGCCAACGGCGCCCGTCGTACCATTTACATGGATGAGAGCCGAATAAGGTCGTATGCTGATCACTACGTTCAATCTTCTCAATATCACCCAATGACCGCACTTGGCTCATTAATCAAGGATCAGGGTTGGTCCACTGGTGTCATTGGGATTGAGAAGGACAATTACTATTTCACCCATGCAGCCTTCGAAGCCCTTTCTTCGGTGCTTCCGAACGCCGCATTCAAGGACACTACCCGTCTGGTCAAATGGCAGCGGATCGTCAAGTCGGCGCGGGAGATCGAGTACATGCAGACAGCGGGCAAGATCGTAACGGCGATGCACCAACGCGTGGCCGAAGTGCTCCGGCCTGGCGTCAGGCAGTCTGAGGTGGTTGCTGAGATCTACCACACCGCCACTCGTGGCGTTGATGGCTTCTGGGGCGACTACCCAGCGGCAGTTCCGATGATCGGCGCCGGCATCGACGCCTCCGCACCGCATCTGACCTGGTCCGACCGCGCTATTCGCTCCGGTGAAAGCATTTTCTTCGAACTGGCAGGTGTCCACAAGCGCTACCATTGCCCTCTCTCAAGAACGTTTTACCTTGGAAAGCCGGACCAGAAGTTCGTCGACGCGGAAAAGGCCGTTGTTGAGGGGATGGCGGCCGGCCTCGAGAAGGCCGAACCGGGCAATACCTGCGAAGATGTTGCGAAGGCCTATTACCGCGTTGTCGAACGCTATGGATTCATAAAGCCGAGCCGTACGGGCTACTCGATTGGTCTTGCCTACCCTCCGGACTGGGGCGAACATTCGGCAAGCTTCCGGGTTGGTGACCGTACCCAACTGCGCCCTGGAATGACTTTCCACTTCATGTCTGGCCTTTGGTTTGGTGACTGGGGGATAGAGATCACCGAAAGCATTCTGATCACCGACAAACACGCGGAATGCCTGGCAAGCTGTCCGCGCCAACTGATCGTGATCGAATGA
- a CDS encoding GntR family transcriptional regulator: protein MTMWTPTNERLSQPYFLSIADQIAGAVSSGALKPGEQLPPQRQLAFKLGVSLPTVSRAYEELARRWGNWTRNVYQKS from the coding sequence ATGACAATGTGGACACCAACCAACGAACGTCTTTCGCAGCCATATTTTCTGTCGATTGCCGATCAGATAGCGGGAGCCGTCTCTTCTGGGGCTTTGAAGCCAGGCGAGCAGCTTCCGCCGCAAAGGCAGCTTGCCTTTAAGCTCGGGGTCTCGCTACCCACCGTGTCTCGAGCGTATGAAGAACTCGCTCGTCGCTGGGGAAATTGGACGCGGAACGTTTATCAAAAGTCCTAG
- a CDS encoding PLP-dependent aminotransferase family protein — protein sequence MTIWTPLNERLTQPYFLSIADQIAGAVSSGALKPGEQLPPQRQLAFKLGVSLPTVSRAYEELARRGLVAGEIGRGTFIKSPSVNSEAVTPYAPLRTSGLIDLSILKPVSDILHLERMRETLGALAVDLPPSTVFGSRPGTLFARHRSIATEWLKYCGVDTDERTVHLTNGGTPALTVAFMSTCQPGMTIATEATGLHVMLPLASYLGLKVQGVPIDEEGLIPDALESVCQQHVIRALFMMPNALGPTAFIMGERRRNAIVEIARKYDLQIIEDDALGPLVDNRPPTFQALAPERTIYITSFTKPIMSGLRTGYLVAPERLLPAVENRQIVTSWSATPLIAEIAARWVEDGTCQQFVEWQRATLLERHELVASVLKGVRYSSNRASLHIWLPLGERFPEDEFVSHARMQGVVLARGSAFAISENHPAVRVSVGSTTEEELHRGLNVIHNLLHSEPEPVLL from the coding sequence ATGACAATATGGACACCACTCAACGAACGTCTTACGCAGCCGTATTTTCTGTCGATTGCCGATCAGATCGCGGGAGCCGTCTCTTCTGGGGCTTTGAAGCCAGGCGAGCAGCTTCCGCCGCAAAGGCAGCTTGCCTTTAAGCTCGGGGTCTCGCTACCCACCGTGTCTCGAGCGTATGAAGAACTCGCTCGTCGCGGTCTCGTCGCTGGGGAAATTGGACGCGGAACGTTTATCAAAAGTCCTAGCGTCAATTCTGAAGCTGTCACGCCATACGCACCCCTGCGCACTTCCGGATTGATTGACCTGTCGATCCTGAAGCCCGTCTCTGACATTCTGCATCTCGAACGTATGCGGGAGACACTTGGGGCGTTAGCTGTCGACTTGCCGCCGAGCACCGTGTTCGGCTCTCGCCCAGGAACTCTTTTCGCGCGTCATCGCTCGATTGCAACTGAATGGCTCAAGTATTGCGGTGTCGATACAGATGAGAGGACAGTACATTTGACGAATGGCGGAACGCCCGCCTTGACGGTCGCTTTTATGTCGACCTGTCAGCCTGGCATGACGATCGCTACCGAAGCGACAGGGCTCCATGTGATGCTGCCATTGGCTTCATATCTTGGTCTAAAGGTTCAGGGTGTGCCCATTGACGAGGAGGGATTGATCCCCGATGCGCTCGAAAGCGTCTGCCAGCAACACGTCATTCGCGCGCTCTTCATGATGCCCAATGCCCTTGGTCCAACCGCATTCATTATGGGCGAGCGGCGGCGCAATGCGATTGTGGAGATCGCTCGAAAATACGACTTGCAGATCATTGAGGACGACGCCCTGGGGCCGCTCGTAGACAACAGGCCGCCAACTTTTCAGGCTCTAGCGCCCGAACGGACCATTTATATCACAAGCTTCACGAAACCCATCATGTCCGGGCTACGCACGGGTTATCTCGTGGCGCCAGAACGTCTCCTCCCTGCAGTCGAAAATCGTCAAATCGTCACGAGTTGGAGCGCCACACCGTTGATCGCTGAAATCGCAGCAAGGTGGGTTGAGGATGGAACCTGCCAACAATTCGTGGAATGGCAACGCGCAACGCTTCTTGAGCGGCACGAGCTGGTTGCATCTGTTCTCAAAGGTGTTCGATACAGTTCTAACCGTGCAAGTCTCCACATATGGCTTCCCCTTGGTGAGCGGTTTCCCGAAGATGAGTTTGTCTCACACGCTCGCATGCAGGGCGTAGTCTTGGCGCGCGGCTCAGCATTTGCGATTTCGGAAAATCATCCAGCTGTCCGCGTTTCAGTCGGGTCGACCACGGAAGAGGAGCTGCACCGCGGATTGAACGTCATTCATAATTTGCTGCACAGCGAACCTGAACCAGTTCTGCTCTGA
- a CDS encoding alpha-hydroxy acid oxidase translates to MHTPLTIDDLKTRAQKRVPKMFFQYADSGSWTESTYRANEEDFAKIKLRQRVMVNMKDRSLACEMAGQAVSMPVALAPAGMAGMQHADGEMLAAQAAEEFGVPFTLSTLSICSIEDVASVTRKPFWFQLYINRDRDFALNLIDRAKAAGCSALVLTLDLQIMGQRHKDIRNGLSAPPRFTLDHILQMARCPIWCLKMLGTQRRTFRNIVGHAGGVNDLEALAAWTSDTLDPSLSWEDIEWVKKRWGGTLILKGILDEEDARMAVRTGADAIVVSNHGGRQLDGAPSSISMLPRIVEAVADKIEVHIDGGIRSGQDVLKALCLGAKGTFIGRPFLYGLGAAGKQGVTQALEIIRRELDTTMALCGERDPRNLSLKNLVDL, encoded by the coding sequence TTGCATACGCCTCTCACTATCGATGACCTCAAAACTCGCGCCCAGAAGCGCGTGCCCAAGATGTTTTTCCAGTACGCCGACTCTGGATCGTGGACAGAAAGCACCTATCGGGCGAACGAGGAGGACTTTGCCAAGATCAAGCTGCGCCAGCGCGTCATGGTCAACATGAAGGACCGATCATTGGCATGTGAGATGGCGGGCCAAGCTGTTTCGATGCCGGTCGCTCTCGCGCCGGCCGGTATGGCGGGCATGCAACACGCTGACGGCGAGATGCTGGCTGCCCAGGCCGCCGAGGAATTCGGCGTCCCGTTCACCCTTTCGACCCTCAGCATCTGCTCGATTGAAGATGTTGCATCGGTAACGCGCAAGCCGTTCTGGTTTCAGCTCTACATCAATCGCGACCGCGACTTTGCTCTTAATCTCATCGACCGCGCCAAAGCAGCTGGCTGCTCGGCTTTGGTGCTGACGCTGGACTTGCAGATCATGGGGCAGCGCCACAAAGATATCCGCAACGGCCTGTCGGCCCCTCCCCGCTTCACACTGGATCACATCCTCCAGATGGCGCGCTGCCCGATTTGGTGTTTGAAGATGCTCGGTACGCAACGCAGGACATTCAGGAACATTGTCGGCCACGCTGGCGGTGTCAACGATCTGGAGGCCCTTGCCGCCTGGACCAGCGACACTCTCGATCCGAGCCTGTCTTGGGAGGATATCGAATGGGTAAAGAAGCGCTGGGGCGGCACACTCATTCTCAAGGGCATCCTGGATGAGGAAGATGCGCGTATGGCGGTTCGCACCGGTGCGGATGCCATCGTCGTCTCCAATCACGGGGGGCGGCAGTTGGACGGGGCACCATCATCGATAAGCATGCTGCCCCGGATCGTCGAGGCGGTCGCCGACAAGATTGAGGTGCATATCGACGGCGGGATCCGATCCGGACAAGACGTCTTGAAGGCGCTATGCCTCGGCGCGAAAGGCACCTTTATTGGGAGGCCGTTTCTATACGGCCTCGGTGCGGCCGGCAAGCAAGGCGTCACGCAGGCGCTTGAGATCATCAGACGCGAACTCGACACGACGATGGCGCTCTGTGGAGAACGTGATCCGCGAAACCTATCGTTGAAGAACCTCGTTGATCTCTGA
- a CDS encoding Ldh family oxidoreductase — MSSIEDPRLGKPDENIRVSVVKPDRLTRICAALLKAAGASDDEAQAVATGCVNANLAGHDSHGVIAIPSYIDSVKAGDIVPGAEWRIVRESPTTALIDGNWGFGFHVNAKAMTLAIEKAKTANVAACTVFRQSHVGRLAAYSLMAARAGMIGLTVADSGNLRKYVAPFGGREARLGTNPISIAVPSDLKAPFLLDMATSAVAAGKLELAIARGEEIPKGWLIDSEGRPTTDPRDYRKGGVLLPLGGTEGYKGSGLAAIVELLCGLLPDPGFGAQPSGRENFGCFMAVFNVAAFRPLDNFKKEVADFARHLKSAAPSEGSPGVFYPGEIGYLREQERANGIEVDNATWEKLRTLACNYGLAGELDLA, encoded by the coding sequence ATGAGTTCGATTGAGGACCCACGACTGGGCAAGCCGGACGAAAATATACGCGTTTCGGTCGTGAAGCCGGATCGTCTCACCCGCATTTGTGCGGCGCTGCTGAAAGCCGCCGGGGCTTCAGACGACGAGGCGCAAGCAGTCGCCACCGGTTGCGTCAATGCCAACTTGGCTGGTCATGATTCCCATGGAGTCATCGCCATTCCGAGCTATATCGACAGCGTGAAGGCGGGGGATATCGTGCCGGGCGCAGAGTGGAGGATAGTGCGAGAATCCCCCACCACAGCTCTTATCGATGGCAACTGGGGTTTTGGTTTTCATGTCAACGCCAAGGCGATGACGCTCGCGATCGAAAAAGCAAAGACCGCCAATGTCGCGGCCTGCACAGTGTTCAGGCAAAGCCATGTGGGACGGCTCGCCGCCTATTCCTTGATGGCGGCAAGAGCTGGCATGATTGGGCTTACGGTCGCTGATTCCGGCAACTTACGCAAATATGTCGCGCCTTTCGGCGGACGCGAGGCGCGGCTTGGAACCAACCCGATCTCGATTGCGGTACCCTCCGATCTCAAGGCCCCGTTTCTGCTCGACATGGCGACCTCGGCGGTCGCCGCCGGCAAGCTCGAGCTGGCGATCGCGCGCGGTGAAGAGATTCCCAAGGGCTGGTTGATCGATTCAGAGGGACGCCCCACGACCGATCCTCGCGATTACCGCAAAGGCGGCGTGCTACTGCCGCTCGGCGGCACCGAGGGTTACAAGGGCAGCGGCCTCGCCGCAATCGTGGAACTGTTATGCGGACTGCTGCCAGATCCTGGTTTCGGGGCCCAGCCGAGCGGCCGGGAGAATTTCGGCTGCTTTATGGCTGTCTTCAATGTGGCAGCCTTCCGTCCGCTTGATAACTTCAAGAAAGAGGTTGCCGACTTCGCGCGGCACCTGAAATCGGCGGCGCCGTCGGAAGGCTCACCCGGCGTGTTCTACCCCGGCGAGATCGGATATTTGCGCGAACAGGAGCGAGCAAACGGCATTGAAGTCGACAACGCGACCTGGGAGAAACTGCGCACGCTTGCGTGTAATTACGGGCTTGCCGGTGAACTTGATCTCGCCTGA
- the ehuB gene encoding ectoine/hydroxyectoine ABC transporter substrate-binding protein EhuB codes for MASNIKRQSSFSPRGLATVLTAILAITTVSAAIADDLDVNQEISIAIGGEPPYTELKPDGTLSGAGPDIDRGALALSGFKNFKGELIQYGAMIPALQAKRVRILSAGSLNIRPERCTVVDFAEPAICTAQAFLIRSDMSGKFKSYKEFADLGLKLAVGAGTLQARDALSAGVKQENLVPYPDNTSAVKMLQDKRVDAIALNDAGVIDMKSRSGDDTLQTIIPIANTPIDCAAAAFNKEDKALRDAYNVGLKKLKDSGEFEKIMAKYGLQTNYKILANAKSAAEMCNP; via the coding sequence ATGGCATCAAACATCAAACGGCAGTCTTCTTTTTCTCCTCGCGGCCTAGCAACTGTACTGACCGCAATCTTGGCAATCACAACGGTGAGCGCTGCGATCGCGGACGATCTCGACGTCAACCAAGAGATTTCGATCGCCATCGGTGGTGAGCCGCCCTATACGGAGTTGAAGCCCGACGGTACATTGAGTGGCGCTGGCCCTGACATCGATCGCGGCGCATTGGCGCTCTCCGGGTTCAAGAACTTCAAAGGCGAGCTGATACAGTACGGGGCCATGATACCGGCCCTGCAGGCAAAACGCGTAAGAATTCTCTCAGCCGGCTCTCTCAACATTCGCCCCGAACGTTGCACCGTCGTTGATTTCGCTGAACCGGCCATCTGCACTGCGCAAGCTTTCCTGATCCGCTCCGACATGAGTGGCAAGTTCAAAAGCTACAAGGAATTTGCCGACCTAGGCCTCAAGCTGGCGGTGGGCGCCGGCACTTTGCAGGCCCGAGATGCGCTCTCAGCCGGAGTGAAGCAAGAGAACCTGGTTCCCTATCCTGACAACACCAGTGCGGTGAAGATGCTGCAAGACAAGCGCGTCGATGCCATCGCCCTAAATGATGCGGGTGTCATAGACATGAAGAGTCGGTCGGGTGATGATACTTTGCAGACCATCATACCGATCGCCAACACTCCTATTGATTGTGCAGCCGCAGCCTTCAATAAAGAGGATAAGGCACTACGCGACGCCTACAATGTAGGCCTGAAAAAGCTAAAGGACAGTGGCGAGTTCGAGAAGATCATGGCGAAATA